The genomic segment TACGTCACTTTGCAGTCGGCCTCAAaacgggagggatttggatcctattttaatgtcaggaaatttaaaaagagagacttaatgtctttatatcaccccaatttgactgtggacacactatacctacacacagttctgtccaaacagcttacaaaaattattttcatgccctataatatctaaataataggcagtttttaaaaacgtttttaaaTAACAAGCCAGtttttaatagcatgaattgtgacaaactaaagtgttaccaaataaattatatttaaatagaattttttACATGTTAAATGGTTTGCGTCATTTATTAAAATTCCGATAAGTTTCACAACAATGCTGCTTTTCCTCTGTTTTGGATCAAATCAATAAGGCCTTGGTGAGCATAAAACGCTTCAAAAACCTTTCCAAACTCAAGCTTTTGCATATAATTATATAGACTTTTTACATATTTGGAGGGAATTAAAAAGTCATTATTAGGCTTTTTATCTAGCAGCTTtcttgtcaaataaaatcaagtaCGCTTTAAACTGCACTTACGCCCTACTTGAAGTGGGAAAACAACTATTGAAAAATGCCACCACTTGGAAATCATAATTTGGCTATGCGAATGTTTTTAACTTCACATTTGCAGCTGAAAAGAAATAGCATGAACCTTGAAAAAAAGGGCTCCTTCCATTGACGATCGATTCAAAAGAAGAGCCAATGTTATCCTAGCTGGACTTTGATAAAACAGAAGCAGTTAAGTGCTTGAAGGTTCATTTCTACTTAAATCAAAGTAATCTGCTGTACAATATAGCAACACCTCACTAAAGTCTGAGCaactttaatattacatttaaagtcTCGCAAAGACCAGACGCCTCTCAAAGTGTCTATTCAGGCCTGCCATAAATAAATGTACCACAGACCTGTGGCTATACATGCTTTCAGAAAACTTTTCAGCCATTTAAAAAGAGTGCGCaccaaaaaactgaaaatattctCAACTTCAGATCATATAAAATGTACtagacatgggccggtataagattctgatgaaatgataaccttggataaaaaataaaacgCTTTCACTATATCACAGTATTGCAATGACTGCcataaaatgtctttttaaatgtctgagtaaaaaacaaaacaaaaatttcccgcattaaacacaaaaaatatagtattttatagtagaaagtattttggaacagtaaacatgtccggtacaataattaaaataaatcactgacttcttctgtcttcattagttttaaataaCACAGAACTACAAAAAGGCATCTTTAGAGATCTtccttttctttggatataaagtgaAGCCACTGAACTGTTCAGGTCTATAGCTTGCTTGGGTTTAGGTCCAAAAGCATAAAGCACTTGTCTTTCAAGTGTTTTCTGAATTGTggactgaccagtagcttttgatatgGAGGgtcattttctgctggagaaactgttgccctaaaatgaataaaatagtcataaaaccacattaaaaaaaacatacatatacctaaggaatggtataacagaaaatatttgcggaattaaaaccttgacttttccaaaccgcagtaaaccTCGAAACGGTTATTGTCCAATTCCTAAAATGTACAGTAGGTTATATTTTTCTTCAGAATTAATTTTCACCTGAAACTGTTTGTAATTCTTAGCTATTAAAAAATCCAAATCAGCAGTTACTAGCACTTAGagataaaaaacatttaagggcaaaataaaataaatccctaTGGCTGCTGATGAAACATTGACATATTATGAAGTGAAATGATcctctgtgcaagaaactgaacattattcacAGCATTAATATCTTTGATGCACAGTCCTGACAGATGTTCCTGTTAcataatgattatttatttatggatATGATGataattttatgaatcaccagaGCATGACCGCAGTTTCaacttaaaatcttttttaatgtttgaacagtaaaaaaaaaaaaaaactcatctcaatctcaaaaatgtacattttttgctTTTAGTATTTCTTGAAGCCAATGGTCCCCAAGGTTGCAGACCGGTACCAATTCATGGATCAATTGGTACAGCGCCGCaccatatatatttacagtacattagATATCACCtatgctattgttgtctattggaagaaatgtgtcaatagagctgcgattttagtacagggtagcgctgctttgaaatgaatgtggtaccaaggtgcagtggaggactggccatccagagccagcgatatatgcatatatacagatatctatgatcaggagtttttcAGGTAGTCAGAATGcaaatattttaagttaagttACGAAAATTATCATTTTGCCTCACTTTTCGCATGAGCATTGCAGACAAAgagcgtgtgtttgtttgtatggaaATGCATTATCCTCCCTACATGATAAAtgtgatctaatccgtgtcctgaaacacaacCCCTCTCCTGCTTTTACTTCTCATTCAAACTGGGGGAGCGATTCGTTTCTGAATGAATACCTGTTATGAATGGCTTGTTAACTTAACCGACAATAAAACAAGTTTCTAGCACCACAGcctcttgttgtcatatttcatttacatcgtttgcttattttattcaacaaaactagcattagCCCGAAattttacctatgaaatgttctgcctggcgaggcagtggcgcagtaggtagttatgtcgcctcacagcaagaaggtcgccgagttgctggttcaaacctcggctcagttggcgtttctgtgtggagtttgcatgttctcccttccttcgcatgggtttcctccgggtgctccggtttcccccacagtccaaagacatgcagtacaggtgaattcggtaggctaaattgtccgtagtgtgtgtgaatgtgtgtgtggatgttccccagagatgggttgcagctggaagggcatccgctgcgtaaaaacttgctggataagttggcggttcattccgctgtggtgaccccggattaataaagggactaagccgacaagaaaatgaatgaatgaatgctctgcctttatgctttgttttctttgtttgctcaatactacacccgtacacagcgctaaagtccagcatcttcaccaGTGCAGTTGAATggcatttgtcctgggagcacagTACAAATGTGGTgccgctattgacgcatgctcagggtctgtatgtaatatctagtgtatatatctacggggccacacaagaaatcatgaattatttccattttatttattatctgagtctgaacgatcttttattttgaaaaatcttttattttgaaaaaagacCATATTCTCTTGGTTACATCTCGGTCATTTGAGTGCCAAAATGTAACCCACGAGCATAAAAATTAGTAAGAAacatgtctttggaaagtttcctTGCAAatgggaaaaggcccagtgaggGAACTATGAACAGcaaaggaatggatccgcaacccattagTCAACCAATCAGGCGAattcagcatgtctgtgcaagaagaataTCACCTGCTGTAGATCTCAAATAACGGAAGCCTTCACATATCTTGTCTTTTCCatgcacaagtttgttatttccaaaggAGGCATGCAGCTTTTGAGAGCATACTAAGAGTGGCGTGCACAccgcgagtcacatgacaagaactgaaccatcagcttcatattttgtatggaatatacacattttcctgtagactaattacctcagacaaacacagagcacccaaACACTGTTTTTAAtattctccataaataaaacttgtatcagagttgcagcaatgtccTGCCAGCTAGTCATTCTctaagaaaatggttgatggtctgCTAAGCGTTGACCAGTCTgcagtgataaaaaggttggggaccattGCTTTAAGCAAGTCATTTATACTAAACTCCATCATATGTTCAGGTCAGCAGTGCTTTATTGCCATTCTGTGTTGGGaagaatttaaagaaaaaaaaagtttacaatttTTCTTTGGAATGATGGCTTTGTTTGACTGATGACCTGAAATCATTTAATTCTGTGTTGCTGCTAAAGCACCTTTTCAAAGATTGAGGTCAAAGAATAAAGGTTGAAGAAACAGTAAAAAGATTGTGAAAGGGGGATAAGTTCACACCAGTGCCTTGTAATTACATAGCAGGACATTACAAGGTTAATACTAGTCCAGCCAAAGCCATTTGAAAACAGTATACTGGCAAATGTTCAAGGCTCGTCATCAGCAGCGCTCCTCTAGAAAGGCTTCTCACACAGACAAAGCATGTGTCAATAACTTTGCTCAGCGAGTATGAGAAATACAAAGTATAAGACCGTGGGCCAGAGGGGATTTCGTTTCACTACTATTAAACTCTCACAGACATTCAAAGTCCCTCAAGGTGAAGAAACATGCATTAAGAGCTGTTGAAGAGATTACAAGCGGAGATTACATCTACCATTAATATGTTAGTTTCACACTTTAGTTACTGCTCTTTCACTGTTCAGGAGGTATTTTCAGTATTCTGTCAACTTTTCTAAAATTGCTCAGAGAAAAATGGACTAGTTGTTGATTgctataaaactgtaaggtttaAATAATTAGGATGGCATAGAATAGGAGTTATTGTGAAATTtgcacttatttttttaaatgctcaaATTTGCTAAAACATGATTATTGAGATTACTATAACACACTGTATCTGAGACTGCAATCTGAACCACATATTGGTCGCCAAAATTATTacaacatttgtatttttaccaataataaatggttttaaagcagttatttgtatttttttgttgtagCATGACAGTGGAAAATTTCACTTTGCTTTTCAGACATCAATTTTGCCATTAATTGTCATAATCCAGTGAGATTTTAGTTTGCATAAGGAGCTGGTGTTCCACACAAAGTGATCTGGTCACAGCATCATCTTTATTTCTACTTTCTCTTCTGGCCAAAGCATTCACATATTTCAGCTTCCACTACTTTATCCTGTACCTTTAAATATGattgcctctgttgcctagcaacttcctgcaaCAGTTTCACTGCTGTGAAAAAATTTGCTCTCCCGTTTGCTGGACAGAAGTTTGCACATTTACAAGCGCTGTAGTAACCCATGCACAATTAATAGGCTATAATTGGGAAAaagaatattgtatttttttttagtaatgacTTCATAAAATATGACGGCAGATGTTTAAAGCTTAATTCTAACAACTCAATAGAAGCaatgaatgtaaatatgatgtcACAAAAAGTGTGTTTCATGAAGAaattttgttcctcgccactgtctgttgccactggcttacttggtttgggacttgtagagttgcgcatcgatggatttgctcttcagtgtttgtacttccagcagtgaaaattaatcacactgaactaaactaatctGAACctcaactctgaagactggactgacagtttcaatttactagaacttctttgttaagctgctttgacacattctgcattgtaaaagcgctacagaaataaagaagaattgaattgaaatacaTGCTGGTAATTTGGCTGGTAACGGTTTTGACAATTCAAAAACTGACAAAAAGTCAGAGAAATGAATCTATATGTGTTTTATTTGAACTAATTTTGAAAACCTTACAAATGACTGCTTCAGTAGTTCTAGTGTTAAGCTGGGGTAAATATTAGCGTTCCAATCATTTTTGCCATcactgtacaaaaaaaatcagAATATCTATGCTGTGATACAGTATAACAACACATGAAAACCTAAGGTAACATTGCATTGGGGATATATTAATATAGTTGCCAATTGAGAGGGCTTGAGAGTCTGAACTACTGAAAGTCAAACTACTGTATCTAGCTATTTTTACactcaaaactatacaagtgttGCTAAAACAAAATGGTACTGTTAACTAAAAGCACTAGCTTTACAGGAGCTTTAAGCACTGAACACTGAATGCCTTTTCAATATAGTGCAACACTGGCTCAGTGAGGTTTGGAGTCTCCTGGTGTTCACTTCAGAGTTTCCAACACTAAAGGGTTTCTAAAGGTTTGACCCAAAAAATTAAAGAGAGGCTTAAACACAGAAGCAAAACACTGCTGTCAAGTTGCattatggcatttaaaaaaaaagtacataacTCAAGGCTTTTTTATTGTGTGGTCACGTGTTTGGATGAACTGCACTAGTGCAGACACACATTTTTTTTGGCTGCTTTATGGATGCACATAAAAGAGCAGATATTCACCTATGATCTCCTATGAGAGCTGCTCAGTGCATATAGTGGTTGTTGTGTGCCGTAGTGTTTCCTGGTCCCCTGTGTTCTGCCCTGGTTCTGACCGGGTCTGCTTAATTTGGGTCAGATCCACAACACTGCTGGGATTCGCTGGAAGGGAAGGGTTGAAAAGTTAAACAAGTGATCTGACTCAGGGGACGGAGAAAATGTGCTCGAGTAAGTGCGCATGCGTGTGTGTGACTGACTATTATTCTTTGCAGACTTCACTGCTTCCCTCCTTCTTTGCAGGGCTTTCTCCAGCTCTGACTTTTCTGATGGCGATGGGGGGCGTGGCCCAGGAGAGGAGGAGGGGCCTGGACGCTTGACTGTGTTCTAAATAGAATGATTTCCAAACATTTGCTTCTATTCTCACTCTTAAATTCTATCCACTCTTTAACCCCTGGGCtgtgtcccaaattgcatactacTTGAGTAGGTAATGCATTTAAACTATTACACTATaaagttttatacattttaattacaatacTAATAACAATTGATAATCAACtataaatgcaaataaagcaATTCTGACCAAGATCCCCTGAAGTTCCTGTATAGCAGAATTAGATGCCGTTGGTTCTTTCTGCAGGAAAATACATCAGAGGAATAATTAAGCAGCAAGTCATTAAATTATTGTCACAGCATAAATTAATTACTTATGTgagaattattattgttaaaatgttaaatgtaaaaaaaaaaaaactcatactgAACAAGGCTGTATTTATTGAATCAAGAAAGAATCGGTTTTGTATTCAGTTATGAAACAATAATGacagtaattataatataatacatttaatatattataataattatagtaataaattatataataattaaaatattttaatatagaaaTTAAGCAGCACATCATTAAATTATTGTCATGGCaaaaattaattacttttgtaaGTAAGTACTAATattgttaaaatgttaattaacacTAGAACTGCCGGAGGTCACTGTATACCTAAAATTGCCAGTGCGGGTAAATTTTACACAGCAcaaattttgtttagaaattactaaaaaaaaacacacacacactattctgTTTTTTGCCACTGTTTACAAAAGTGTCAAGACTCATGAAATGATTATTTCGAGATAAAGTGATTATTTTTGAAGAACAACAACAGTGAAGTTTAAACATTCATGAGTAGGTTAAAACATCAAAATTTGAGCCATCATACTCTAATGCATAGTTTACTTCTCCTGACTCTCCATCATTCattgcattttgtatttttaatagctTGACAAATCACCTTCTCTTATTCATTGGgactttattaatttgttataaaCACTAATTCAGAGAATgaatttgtaattgtaatttcaAACATAAGCAGTGCATAAATACAAGCTTTTTTATGGTGGCACACGCTGGCACTTATAGGTTTAAATGTCTCACTTTTTAATCTAATTTTATCTAAACAATTCTTAATATTTGGGAATTGTAAATAAGGCAATTTTAGTAAAGGTCAATGACTGGGAGGCTTGAATCTTTCATTGAAGATCTGTTATgtacatttgataaaaaaataatattatattatatcatattatattatattgtatcgtATCATATTGTATcgcatcatatcatatcatatcatatcatatatcatatcattcattcattttctccctttattaatccggggtcgccacagcgaaatgaaccgccaacttatccagctcgttTTTGTTacgcttccagccgcaacccatctctgggaaacatccacacacacactcatacactacggacaatttagcctacccaattctatattatattataatatattatattatattatattatattatattatattatattatattatattatattatattatattatattatattatgtattccTGAGCTAAGCTTAATTTTACCATTACTCCAGCCTCCAGCCATTTCAAAATAAcaggatttatttaaaatagaaattatttGTAACATAATAAAAGCTTTTGCTGTTAATTTGATTCCCACTCAATGCATTCTTGTCAAACTGTTTAACCGTACTGACAGTAGCACTAATAACACATCtaattttatacaaaacaaatgaCATAAAATCAGAACTAGTTGAGATTATTTGTATCACATAATTGATAGCATATATAACTAATCAAACATACTGATATTGATTAATTGAATAACAGAAAACACAGGCAGTGAGTGATTTTCTATGAAAAAATGTACCGGTCCTGGTCTGACTCTGTTGGTTGTCTGGGAAACCGGTCGAAGTTGAACTCCTTTTTTAATACGCAGCATCATCTCATCCACAGCCTGCTGTCTGACGTCcttctctacacacacacaaatgggaTTTCAGttcaaacacacctatacacacactcattgcCTGAATTTGATTTGAGCTATAGAATATGCAGatgaatttataataaacagCATTTGAGCAGACGAACACACATCTCTGCTTTTCATTAGCAGTCATTTCAGACACAGAATAATATCAGACGTTTCCCCAATGCTATTAAACAGAACTGCTAGGGTTTCTATTTGAGCTGgcatgcataaatataaaaaaaaaaacagatcaataGAAAGTTGATCTATGCTGTTTGTCTTTATTTAGTGGCCTTGGCAAACACTTTTAGTCAATCTGTCATTAACTGGAACAAAAACATGTGAATATTATCTGCTTACCAGTTGATGTTTTTCTAAATCACTGAATTGGCAGTGCATTTTAAAGCTCAGCATAGTCCAAAAAACACCCTTCTATTCATATGAGATCATAAAAATGTTGTTCGTCATTAACAACAACACCTGAAGGAAAGCAGCAATTATTTGAAAGTATCTAAGCTTTGGCCTGCCACTTGTATTTATTATGGGATGTGGAAGAATTtttagtaaatccatttgcaccatttctgttaaatattaaaatgctgtgaaaaatggAAATCAAGCACTAGTGATAAAAAAAAGGCCAAAGATCGCCAGCAAAATTCTATAAACCCAGACATCATGCCAATAATTGAAGAAATGTCAGATTTGTGTTAGCATAAATGTGTAATGACTTATCCAGCCTCTGTATAATAGTGTTTGTCCTTCAGCAAAACGCGGCAagtcttctttttctttctcttgcatctttctttttttgtataaGGCTGAAAGACGTAGCTTTGGACAAACTTTAGACCCAAATCTTTCATGTTTTACCCATTGCTGTAATTAAAAACAGAACTGTATACTATATAAAATAGTGTACATTAATTACATTCCATTCCAGCATTTACACAATCAACATAAATATCTATAATCTTTCCCATGGCTTGATGGTGAACACAAGTGTGGAGCAGACCGGCTAATGAAATGAAAAACGAAAGATCCTTGAACTGTCGCCATCACCGATTATGCggctttaaacattttaatctaCAGGTATGTACTCTTTGCATATATAAGAGATtattatgcacatcttggcatttatTAATTACTATGCACATCCTTCAAACCGTGCAATCTTTAACCTGAGCAGATATATAGACAGGAACTGAACTCTGAACTTATTTCTTTACCTGGGGATTTCTCAGAGGAGTCCTTCTCCACTAATGCGATTTCAGTGCTCACATCTTTTTTCTTACGAAGCATTGATAGCAATGAGCTGTAAGAGATAAAAGACAAGAAATAAAAGTATGAAAAAATAGCCAGAAAGCCCTTCAATATGTGCTGCCATGACTTCCTGTTTCATTTAGAAAATACGTCATTGAAACTTCTACTTTAAAATCTACTTtaagatttgttttttcttttaattttgagcttttgcaAAAAGTGCTTTACATTGGAGTCATAACCATTTTATTAAGCAaactatattttatgttttttgcttTAGCTGGATGCTACATTTTAAGAACTTATACTGTAAAACCATCAGCCACTTTATTACAAAAAGCTGTTCATTCTTCAGTATATTTGCGGGTCATTTCCAACCCTATATGATCATAATGTGGCCATCATTCCTACAGTATAAATATGACGTGtcacaaagctcaaatcatctcaaactgttTTCTGCAACATGACTGTGAGTTCACTAATACTTAAATGTCCTCTACAGTCCAGTGGAGCACTTTGGGGTGTGGTGAAATGGAAGATTCTCATCAAATCTGCAGCCAACAATCTGAATTAACTGTGTGCTgctctcatttaaaaaaataagaatttgtAAGAAAGTTTCCAGCACTTTGTTGAAATTGTGATTCCGGCAAAAGACAAAAGGTTTTTAGCTTGATGGTATCAAGGTTTGGCCCAATCCTTTTTTTTGTACCACTATACCCCTACCTCTTCCTcttagcccttgaaacagagtgtgaaggggaagggcttttaaatttacccctaagaaatgggacagcactaaaaGACCTGCATACATCATCAACTGTCATCACGATTTAttgctttatatgagatcagacgatcgcgactgctgcagttattccagttgtgctattttttggtatttatgttCAGAAAATCAGTAAAGGCATATagcatgttatcataacgatataaatgtggcaataagatcataaatgtactgtgtatttacaccttggccatattcatctatgtaaacacacaaacacaacattaacattatagcagacactgtaaaaagctcattcccagctaCTAGTAAattctgacagggtatttcagagtcagaatgttgtaggactgctgtacaggaattattatagggattatagataacaaaatttagcggtttttattttaactttttttttaaagcataacggtaaaacacaaatgcggttatgaatgtattaaaacgtgTGCTTGTTAGTTGTAAAACTTCATAGTATTGACAAAATCAATTGTCACTAATTTGTGCATCTAATTTGTGCTTCTCCTTAATtgcgtgtgcagccatgctgccattgtagatagtgtattctggaaaattttctTACTCCTTGGTTTTGagcgtggtcctgaaaaatctcagtttaaaggggtatctagcccttcctcttagccctacgcctttaagctgcagagaattgggacacccctaccccttcacgtgaacgcgCAAAAGGGGAAGGGGAAGAGCTAAGGGTTAGAATTTGGCCTTAGagtttacactctaaaaaataaaatttgccaTTAAACAACTTTTTTGGTAGCCCAAAGAGCCTTTCAATAAGTGGTATTTAAAGGAACCATTTTTTCTTGCTGTTTAgaatcatttacattttaaaatatcttcaaataGAAAATTCTAAATagttaaagtatttaaaatttgtaatattGTCACTGTAGCTTTGATCAATTAAATGCAGCAATGGTGAGCTGGAGACttctttaacccttgtgtgctttgtttaagtgttttctgTTTTCACCCTCTCTGGAGTGGTTTTGCATCTTAATTTGGCCGTATCTTTCTGTTGTAGCTTTTGgtgttttctctgtttttttttttttggtgataaaTCTTAtcttgacacatattttgggaaaatgctttgaaaattaaaattatttaaaaattcaacaatacactctgggttAATTTACGACCATGGTTACGACCACAGACTGGTTTTGCCCAATTTAATTATAATGCCATTTCTTGATTGGAAATTCATGACACCGTATAATCATGTGTTCTTTATTGTTGCATTGTTGAATGAACTTTTTGGACTGTTGATTAACAGTTGCAATGTAAAAAAAGCATAGATTTTGCCTTCTATATGGAGTATAGtatgtaaataaatagtaaataagcagctcagctctcagaactatgTAAGTGtgttaatgcacacacacacactataatctgctgtttaactccatagaactccatataaaagtagcacatttttgcacaggcctatctaaagggttaatgctgataAATGATGATGAACTGATGAAACTGATTATCAACTGTAACAttacacattttacctcttcccaacagggaaaaccaccaacaatcaagcatgcatgattatatgctgtcatggctttgcaatcaaaatatGTCTTATAATGAAAGTGAATAGGGCAAAACCAGGCACGAGCATAATGAAGGGGTAGTAAATTTAAACAATACACAATGGTTTAAAAAACTGTTCTAAAACTTTTGATTGGTAATGTATGTTCCTCATAAAACCAACAATGTAACAAAGTGTCCAGTGAATGTATGCACTAATTTTGATGGCTTTTGTCATGAACAGATATTCACCTGAGTGGGTTGCTTGAGGAACTAGATGGTGGAGGTGGAGGAGGTGGTGGAGGGGGAGGAGGAGGGGGTGCTGGGGCAGCAGTTGGAGGGTTGGAGACCTGCTGGAGCTTCTTTTTTAGCTCCTCcactgcaaacaaacaaaaaaagctgtTCTCAGAGATACAAACTCCTGCTTGGTTGTGTCATGTCACAATTTGTGTAGGTGTAACATATATGTGGTTGTTAAAGCGTTATTATGAAACTGTCAGTATGTTGTCAACCTGACTTCAAAACGGCTTTCAGATGTTAAACCCTGGTACCTGTGTATCTGAGGTCTTTGGCTTCGGTTTCAGCTTTAGTGTGTTTGTGCTGCCACTCTTTTCTCTCCTCCTCCAGCAGATC from the Danio rerio strain Tuebingen ecotype United States chromosome 17, GRCz12tu, whole genome shotgun sequence genome contains:
- the shtn1 gene encoding shootin-1 isoform X2, producing the protein MLIEQKKLKRQSQVLVQSISAGEALQKALAEISTLTHTLEKQRLEHQQQVKALEEQVNSSEVKKQLTALQRQTDLLEEERKEWQHKHTKAETEAKDLRYTVEELKKKLQQVSNPPTAAPAPPPPPPPPPPPPPPSSSSSNPLSSLLSMLRKKKDVSTEIALVEKDSSEKSPEKDVRQQAVDEMMLRIKKGVQLRPVSQTTNRVRPGPKEPTASNSAIQELQGILNTVKRPGPSSSPGPRPPSPSEKSELEKALQRRREAVKSAKNNTNPSSVVDLTQIKQTRSEPGQNTGDQETLRHTTTTICTEQLS
- the shtn1 gene encoding shootin-1 isoform X1 — its product is MLYMSRLAADVVAEISIDDEDDEDAHEDGVCSSSHCHIVITELRDKLEEILATKKQLMIDLETTREQLSKTRQELLKEKHDNTVLIAETFQQKKLLGKYNRVSQYALDEFESLQEDLKLERDLRSEAEKFAHEMLIEQKKLKRQSQVLVQSISAGEALQKALAEISTLTHTLEKQRLEHQQQVKALEEQVNSSEVKKQLTALQRQTDLLEEERKEWQHKHTKAETEAKDLRYTVEELKKKLQQVSNPPTAAPAPPPPPPPPPPPPPPSSSSSNPLSSLLSMLRKKKDVSTEIALVEKDSSEKSPEKDVRQQAVDEMMLRIKKGVQLRPVSQTTNRVRPGPKEPTASNSAIQELQGILNTVKRPGPSSSPGPRPPSPSEKSELEKALQRRREAVKSAKNNTNPSSVVDLTQIKQTRSEPGQNTGDQETLRHTTTTICTEQLS